The Mastacembelus armatus chromosome 13, fMasArm1.2, whole genome shotgun sequence DNA segment TCATCGCTTTTTTTACTCCAAGTCCTTCGTCAAGCACAGTTTCGAGGTAAGTGCGTTCTTTGACAGCCCGCCGGTCACACCGTAACGGTACGTTAGCATAGCATAACGTCAGGGCTACGTTAGTGGCAGCCATGTTGTCGGTACGTTGTACCGgagttttttttaagtgatatAAGACAGAGGACGCGATAAAGGAAATTAGGAATCAAATCAAAAACTCACCCAGCCTTAGAGTGAGACACTTTAGTTTGATGGAAGTGTGTAATATGCATAAGCTCCAGTGTTACAGAgcattaaatgtacattttaagaTATGATCTAACAGAACAGTGACATCATGTACAAAGTCATTATTGGCATAAAGTAATTAGCCATTTTTCCAGAGCTATGACATTATACCATGCAAAGTGTGAATGTTGCCAAACCCTCCTGTACATTGACAAATTTGTCATCTTCGTGTGTTCTCTCTTATCACGTGTGGCCGCTCGCTGGTTGCATCTAAAGTCATTGAACTCTTCCTTCCAACTTGCTTTGGTTGTCTTAACAGATTGTTGCTATGGCTTGTATCAACTTGGCCTCCAAGATTGAAGAAGCGCCCCGACGAATACGAGATGTCATCAATGTTTTCCACCACCTGAGACAGATCAGAGGCAAAAAGTAAGCATCAGCAATGAGTTCAGTATTTTTGGcttttggaagaaaaaaaatttttgttggttttgtttttgtttgttttccttgtttgtttgttttttttttttttttaaagctggaACATGTtgcattgcatttgttttatccAATGTTTTGTATGACTTTGATGTTTTTGCTGTAAAAGTGCTCTTCTGTTTATTCATGTACTCTAAACCATTTTAAAACTTTTCAGTTTCCGCTTCACTGGTAGTTTCACAAGCGTAATTGTCAACATATGAAACTAAAATTGATGTCTCAACAGTCTCttaacagtttaaacattgtaagACAAGGTGACACTGCTTTATTTGTGTGCCTTTGTCTTCATAGAAATCTGTTCATGTCAGTGTTACAGACCTTGGCATTAACTtggcttttttttccccttgcaACCAACTAACAGCGACCAGCTACATTTACCAATGCCTGGGTGATGTGGAATGGTACGTAAGATGAAGCAGTCGGCATGACAACCATGATGCGAGGGgatctctctcctccccccagacccaccccaccccctcctGTGGGAGACGCCCGTGGTCTGAGCCACCGCGGGGCACTGGGATCGGGGATGACAGGTTGGCCGAAGGTCCTTGGCCCCTGGGGCACCTTGAGGACTCCTGTGGTTCATTCTTAAGCTTTGGGTATCTGTCCGTCTATCTGCGGACCATTGGGTAATGTAGTTTTCTTTTCTGACTGCTCCCCACCATGCATTTTTTGTGCTTTAAGAGCAAAACCCCATTCGCTATTACCCACAGCTTTTTATAGAAACATCAACTTGTTTGCTAGAATACCATATTGAATTCTTGTTGTTGGCTCAGGTTATGTATCTTTGGATTAGTGCATGCACTGTAGTTGAGTGTTATGTATAGGTAATTTGAATCAGCATTGACATTTACCGGTAATTCTGAGTTTTAAGATATGGCTTTGAAATGAAGAGTTATTTTAGTAATGGATGTTACATTGATCCTGAAGGTTTTcccatgcatgttttttttttttttttgtagcatgacaatattaacatttaaatttctGTTATTTCGTATGTAGAAATACTAGATTTGGGCCATTAATTGTAGTTGGTTCAGAAAATGTTGAGTACTGAATGACTGATCACTTGTGTTCGAAGTGTTAGacagatgtctttttttaaagGATTAGTCAAGTTGTGCTTTTGTGCTTCAGGTGTAGATTGTGAATAATGCATCAGATAAGAGGCggatattttatgtatttatagatCGGAATGCATCTaagttaaatatttgaaatctATGATTAGGTAGTTCTGTGATAATTGCTGTAACAATGCCATTTGTAGAGCTTCTTGTCtgcattgtattttaaatgaGCTGTGTTTAACCGGCATATGTTTTTCAGCCTAATTCAGTGTTTGTAGCAAAGGTGGCATGGAGTCCTTTAAAATGCACATTATACATTCGAATTGGCAAGAACAGTGACAGTTCATTGTTTTAGATTTGCATCGTAGAGTCTAAAGTTCTGATTTCTGCATGTTGAGAGCAGTTAAGAACATGGATGATGGTCTAAGTTGATATTTCTATTAAAGCTGTGACACAGGATGGTTAAGTGCCATCTACAGATCCCATGAGCTTTCATCGGAACCACAGGAGTCCACAAACCCCAGCAAACTGTCAGGCATGCAGTCAGTAAAACCAGTTGCTTTGAGTTGGTTGAAAcggggagaaaaaaaagcagagtgCAAGAAAATCAGAAGggcactttctttttttacctttatttCGAAAGGGGGAAAAcggtattttattttgattcctTTATAAACTAGGAATCCAAGTCCATTGATACTTGATCAGAACTACATAAATACCAAAAACCAAGTCATCAAAGCAGAACGTCGGGTCCTGAAGGAGCTGGGCTTTTGTGTGCACGTCAAGCATCCACACAAGGTGAGCCACACTCAGATGCATTTCATTTATGTAATGCTGTTCAGTTTCACGTCAACAATACCAGAGCTGTCACTGGTGGTGTTAACATGTAggcattttgttttcagattatCGTCCTGTACCTTCAAGTCCTGGAATGCGAAAAGAATCAGACACTGGTCCAGACGGCCTGGTAAGTGTTTTCCCAGTTTTCCATTGACCATCCACCCACAGCAGCAACCTGTGTCATGTCTGCAAGAAGTGCCACCAGACCTGGGCTAAAGATGAAGTTGAACAAGTTTCAAATGGTTGAATTACTTGAAGAGCACTTGATTTATCTGCTAGGAACTTTGGACAGACCCATATGTGGAAACAACACCTGTCAGATAAGTGATATCCAAGTGCCCATCAGGATTTTAAGCACAAATTTGAAATGCTTTCAACAGCCATTTTGCCCAGGTCTGACTACGACATTCCCTCACTCCATTTTTAACCCTTCCACCTTTTGTTTCTTCTGATGGCGCAATTAGTTTTATTGCAAATTTGTTACGTCTCTCACTCTCTTGTCTGCCCTTACATGGCTTTGCTGTAAAGTCTGTTTGATTTGTGGTGCCCAGGGAACTTGGTTTAACTTTGTCCTTTCTTTCTACTCTTTGATTAAAGGGTAGTCCATGCTGGTAAGTCACATAAAGAACCTCTGAACTCTGCCTCCTCCAACCACATGACCTCAGGAAGCTCCCCCCATTGGCTGGCTGCCCCTCTCCAGACAGCCAATCCCAATGCCGAGATTCACTGAAGGGGGCGGGCGGGCCTTTCCCAACAGCCAACATCGTCTTGTTTTCTCTTGGGTGTCCAAAAGGATTTGTATTTTTTGGTCTTGCTACAAAGGTTTCAACTGTAATGCCTATTTTTGCCAAGTAGCTACAGATCTGTTTTCTAGTTTACTTGCATCTAGCAATGAAGTAAACTTAgcaaaaacagaataattttTTTTGACCAGTTTACCTGCCTCttaatatttacagtagtgTACTGTGTCCTATCCCCAACTGACATGGTGTCcagacatctgtctgtcttaCAGGCTGATCCAGTTCTCATGTTTTGCCTCCAAGGACCTGTTTCCCACGCAGCAGTCAGAATCCAACGGCCATGTGTTATCTGTAATAGTGTTGACATAGATTGACCTGCCAAAATATGGCTCAGGTTATTTGTTGAAGGCAGGTTAGATTGGAAGCAATTTATGTGGCAACAATTACTTGTCAAAcagcacataaaaataataGGGTCGAAGTTGACATACAGTGTATGTATATGGAGAACTTGCTCAAGGAAGTTTCACTGCTTTGTGATTAGTttgagtttctttcttttttcttttttttttagtattttttgcTCTGCTTTTAGTACTTGTTAGTGATAATCTGAGTGGGATCTGTATCAGCCAAAGTTTATCAGGATTTTTTGTCATCATATGGTTTTTGTCTTTGACTTCTATGTTTAAAGACATAGATGCTCGTACCACCCTGTATGTGCCTGAGTCACACATTGACCATTTGTCTTTCCTAATGCTTTCTCAGTGGCTTATCTCATTTACCCACTGATGCACAATCTATTTTATAGCGGAGATCTCTCTCTTTAAGCAGGGAGGCCTAGCTTGACATCTAATGAGATCAGTCTTATAGTGCCACATAGTGGAATGGGGTTGCAGACATGGAGAGTCAGTAGTCTTATTGTGGTGAGGTTCATCATATGGCCAGAAAGCATTAAGTGGGAAGTGGTTGTGGTTTTACAGTTGAACCTTTACAGTCTTTacaaaaatcacaatttttatAGTTCAGGCAACCATACAAATATACAGTTTCCATATTAGAGCACTGTTCCATCATTTGATCACATCATGTCATTAACTCCCAAAAATTAGTTGTTGTGCATGCACCCATACAGGCCTCCCTATTCCCTCAGATCTAACAGTGTGAAAGTGCCAAGTGCGTTCTAAGTGAATGTTGTTaatctgtgtctgcatgtgtcaTTGTCTCGGTCATCATTACTCTTAACTCTAGTTAGTCTTGGGTCTTATTGTGGTAAAATGGTCTTGGCAGGTTTTCAGTAGATTATTTCCCATTTGTGTCGTCATGCTTTACCTGTGACATACAGCACTCGCATGGATGCCCCAGAGAGAAATGGACAAAGTTAAAACTTGGCAGATCAAACTGAATATCTCACTTCAGCaccatttaaaacatgtaactGTTAATCTTTACAGCTCTAAATATTAGCATAAAATGCTGTCACAGCTTTTAATGGGGAAATTTATAAATGTTAACTTGTTCTCTGTGATCAGTTACAGTTTTGGTTGAATTTCAGCTTCTTTGGAATCAGGGAAGGATAAATATAAATCTTGATCAAAATATAAAGCCTTGATCAGGAGTGAGTGCAATATAGAGTAAATGATGCAGCTTATTGACCTGCACTAAAAACCTGTGGTTAAAGTTGTGGGGTATGGCTGAGAGGTGGCTTTGTGTAGAAAAGAtgctatgtttttgtttgtgtgttctttttGCCCTCAGGAACTATATGAACGATAGCCTGCGAACAAATGTCTTTGTGAGGTTCCAAGTGGAGACTATCGCCTGTGCCTGCATTTACCTTGCTGCCCGAGCTCTGCAGGTAAGAAGAAATGCTGACTTACTTTTTCTATCTTGCCATGAATGCTTATTTTGAGTCTATGGTTCACATCAAATGTACTCAGGTTAAATCATTTAGCTATAGAGTCACCTTCAAATGGTGAACTCATTGTTCATGTTCTTCCCAGATACCTTTACCATCCAGACCTCATTGGTACCTGCTATTTGGAGCCAGTGAAGATGAGATAAAAGACATCTGCATCACCACCCTTAAACTTTACACTAGgaagaaggtgtgtgtgtgtctaagtaACTTTGTCAACTGCTCCTGCTGTATATGCCAGCAGAAAAACTGCTGTTAGTGTTATAACCCTGACTGCTCACTGTAGCCAGTACTCACTTGTTCACTTGTCTGTGTAAACCAACAGTGTACTTTCTTCCGCAGCCCAACTATGAAcagctggagaaggaggtggagcGAAGGAAGGTGTTCTTGGCAGAGGCTAAGCTGAAGGCCAAAGGCCTGAACCCTGATGGTACTCCTGCTTTGTCCACACTGGGTGGTTTCTCTCCTGCTTCAAAGCCCTCTTCTCCAAATGTGgtgaaggcagaagagaagtCCCCAAACCCCCAGACCATGAAACCAGTAAAGAAGGAGCCAGACAACCGGACCCAGCTCAACAAGAGTCCGCACAATGGGTACGAAATAAAGACAACCCTGGTCTTTCACTGATAGatgtcattgattttttttttttttttttagctgtggCAAATGTCtaaaatctttaaaagaaaaaggtaaGTGGGTATAGATCATGGATGGATATTTCAGTGATACATTTAGggacattttaattaaaattgatttgttttattaagtAGGGCTGACAAAATGATCTGTGTCTTAATAACAAGGCTAATCTATCTTTCTTTCCAGATTGAGGAAGGAAGCAAAGATAGGCAGGAACAGCAGGAGTGGAAGTCGTTCTCGTTCAAGAACACGTTCTCGGTCTAGATCCCGCTCCCCTCGCAGACAGTAAGATCACTTGCATGATGATATAGTTCTTTATCCCACATGTGTAAGGGATATGCATTTTATTGAACCAACTAAATGTATTCATCAcctctttcttctttatttCAGTTACAATAGCAGGCGCAGTCGCTCAGGGACCTACAGTTCTCGCTCACGTTCTCGCTCTCATAGTCGCAGCCCATCACCTCGGCGACATCAGCCCTCACCCCTTCTCCCTCACCTGAAGTCCAAGACCAGCCATCACAGCAACAATGACTCCAAGCCCAGTGGGCGCCACAGCAACAGCGGAGGCGGAGGGTCTGGTCACAAGAGGAAGCGCTCACGTTCTCGGTCACGGTCCCGCACTCCAGTGAAAGTGGAGAGGGAGcgggacagagagagggagcgagagagagacagagaccgCAGCTCCTTTGACCTTTCTTcgaagaaacacaaacatgagcGAGCAGGTGGTCACCGAGCAGAACGGAGGGACAGGGACAGATCTCGGTCCTATGACAGGGATAGAGAAAGGGAGCGTAGCCACAAGAGCAAACACCACGGTAGTAGTGGGCACTCAGGACATAGCCGCCATCGGCGCTGAGACACACACGCGCGCCAATAGACTTGCTCTGGGGCTGATAgtcactgaaatgttttcagtatATTCAAAATCGGATCTGGCGTGTACTCTAGATGCTGTTGAATACAATTCCCTGTCAAAACTAATGTGGAAGATAACCAAATATCTGGTACCTTTTGTGCTAGTGACCAATAGCACACTGAGGGGAGAGAAGCAGAGTGCTGCACTTCTGCATTTAGCGCTTACGCCaagtttgattttaattttaggTATTATCTGCTTCATGCCAACAGAGCTGGGTCCCTAGGGTTCTCACATGCATTCTGTAAAAGATCTTTTAAACTGAATCAGTTTCTCTTCAATCAAAACCTTcaatcacattcatttttgtCCTAGGAAAAACCATAATAAAGCCTTGACAAACAGAAGCATTTATAGAAACACTGCTGAAATAGCTTGAAACCTGCACAGGGCTTCTAATGCACAAATATCTGGGTGGTAGAATATCATTTGCTTCGACtcaacacaacagcacaactAGCTGATATttggatgtgtgcatgtgagaaaCCTAGGCTTTGTGACTACCAGAAGTGGCGGTCAGTTGGCAGGTTTTCAAGTGTTAACCCccgaaacacacacacttggttaGACATCATCAGTGATTGAGGAAGGGTACTAATACTATGTGACATCAGTCTCAGACCTCTTGTCTCTtctattttgatttgtttttctgttacccctcttctacacacacacacctctaccATCCCTCTAGCCTGCCCTTATGTTCTTGGTTTTACATGTCAAGTTATGGACTTTGGGGAAAAGGAACTTATTTACAGTGTAAAGATGGCTTGATGTCTGCTGACAAAATGAATGCTTTGATTTATAAAAGCAAACAGCTCAGTGGAAGgcttgaataaataaatgtataatataaatGATCATTCAGGAAAGATCAATGTTTGCACATCAAGGGATTGGCAGGCAAGtggttatttgttttttctttggaCAGATACGTGTTGATAAAGCTGTTTTGTACAGTTTCAAAAAGCAATCTggttatgttatttttttacaacaggATGCAGACTTGAGAACGTTTTAGGGTTGTCAATTTGTTACACTGGTTTTTAGTCTGCATGTCTAATTTTTATTCAGTAATAAATGAGTTATGCCATTGTTCTGTTGTTAATACTTCTCTGAATTAGTGCCTGTTTTgataaaatgaactgaacaaaATATTTGTGTGAGCAGCGATGACTTGGAGTTTCTATTGAGCCAATGACCTGCATGGGACTCAAAACCACATACTGAGGAATAGGCATCTACTTGATTTAAAACCTGTGAATTACTAACTTTGTCTTCACACTTGTACATAATCAAACAATGCTGAGCTAAATAATTGTGTAGCAGCCAGAGGGTGCTGTTGGCCTCACTAATACCACAGCTCTTGGTCTTCCCTACACATAGAGGGCAACTTGTCACTGGGTTTTTATAACAGATAATCCTAATAGTATAGAGCAGATCAAATTTAGGGGCGTCAGCAtttaaagaaaggaaaattGGACTTATTAAAATCCCACTTGGCCACCATGAcatctttttaaatgtgtaaatgtatgaaCAATCTATAAATCATTTGAAGTCATCTCTGAAGAATACAGGagatatttattaaacatttttacaggTTTCTATTCTTTATAACATTTAAAAGGTTGTACTGATTCTGGGCAGCCACTGCTGAGATGTTTGTCCAACATCATTTGTCTCCCCTCACTGGTGCAGTCACTGTCCCCCTCCCTGTCCTCGCTCATGTCACAGCTTCATCTGTGACAAAGTAGCTTGTTCTGTCTCGAAGTTTCTGCAGTCTGTTAGTTTTTACGCACTTCATCATTACATCTGATGTGACACACATCGGTACACATGCAAACTGGCGGCCTGCTCTGTCTGCTTTACGTATTGTGCAACAGGAAGATAGTGTGCACTCTGCCAGAGCATTGGGAAACAACATGACCTTCTCAGCGCTGATATATCCAATGTGACCTGGCTGTTTGCCCGATAGATTTGTAAATCTTTTCTGAGCAAGTGACGGGTCAAACACACCACTGAGAAACAATAGTTGGTTGACAGTCATTCAGTTTGTACTCTGTAAGATGATACACCCTGATAACCAAAGTCTGACCTCCTACCAGCAGTGCAGACAGTTTgaaattgattgattgatttgttGAGGCTTTGATGTCAACTGCTTAGACTACTGCCCTCAGTGTAGGACAGCTGTCTCTTTCTTAGAGACCATGGTATCAGATCAGATTGAAGATGCACtaactttaaactttaattaCTACACAAAAATTAAAGGCTGCTCCAGTGAATCTGCCCAGAGAAGTGTGATTCTGGGGCAGGTCGCCAGGAGTCACATCATAATAATGAAAACTGGCTGGACAGTTTGTAGCTGTAGGACATCGTGTTCAACGGCAGCTCACAGACACAATCAGTTCTACGAGTTGGTGCTGTGACATTATGATGGTTTCTGTACTCTGATCAGTGTGAATCCCCACAAAGCACAGACTAGACTCACACTGCCCACATAATAGACTATTATGGGGATTATTATTGGAGAATTGCCAAATTAATATGATAACCCAATGTCCTACACCCCCATACAGATGTTTGTCATGTATCCTCCCTCATTAAACCGTCCAATCCAGAGGTAGACACCCCATGTTCCTGAAGGGCCTCTGGCCTTATTTTCCAACCATCCCTGCCCTATGTATAAGTGGTTTACCTgattcaggtgtgttcagccaatcaggagcagggcagtggctctgGGAACATGAGCTGCCCACCCCTGATCTAGTTAGGCTGGGTGGAGGTTCACTGGAGCAGTGAAGACACCTGGGCACTGGTCTGGGCCTACACAtgtaacttaaaaataaagagaaacatgCCTGCTGTGGATTCAGAAAATGAACCAGTCAGAACAGTCGAAACTTAGAAAGAAGTGAAGCTGAAACAGAGCAATGTTTTCTGCAACAAATGGGATTAAAACATGTCTCCGGTCGTCAAGCAGCATCATCTGAACAACTTCACAGTCACTGGATTTTACTAAAATCATCTCCAGCTCCAGGCCCATGATCAGGCACAGTGTCGTCCTTCACAAAGCCCCATGGTAAGTCAGTCCTGTTAATGTGATGCCACAGTGACAGCACCACCGGTTGTTGCTTTGTTTACCACTGTGTGTTAATGACATGTGTTTGTAATGTTTGGCTTTGCCTCAGAGGGTCCAGCTGTTCTCTGCTTGGATGAGGACGTGAGACTGAGGTGCTGATGGTTTGACTTTTCAGTTTGGGTTTGATTAGGTCTGGAGACCTTTCCTTTGGCTCTGATGGAAAtgctctgatggctctgatactctgatactctgatggctctgatactctgatactctgatggctctgatactctgataCTCTGATAGCTCTGATAttctgatggctctgatggctctgatgctctgatggctctgatactctgatggctctgatactctgatggctctgatactctgatggctctgatactctgatggctctgatactctgatggctTATCTCAGTTGTTCCTGCTAAGTTTCTTTTG contains these protein-coding regions:
- the ccnl1a gene encoding cyclin-L1a, encoding MAAGPLSVSSNASTNNDGILIGDKVYSEVFLTIDNSLIPEERLSPTPSMLDGLDLNTETDLRILGCELIQSAGILLRLPQVAMATGQVLFHRFFYSKSFVKHSFEIVAMACINLASKIEEAPRRIRDVINVFHHLRQIRGKKNPSPLILDQNYINTKNQVIKAERRVLKELGFCVHVKHPHKIIVLYLQVLECEKNQTLVQTAWNYMNDSLRTNVFVRFQVETIACACIYLAARALQIPLPSRPHWYLLFGASEDEIKDICITTLKLYTRKKPNYEQLEKEVERRKVFLAEAKLKAKGLNPDGTPALSTLGGFSPASKPSSPNVVKAEEKSPNPQTMKPVKKEPDNRTQLNKSPHNGLRKEAKIGRNSRSGSRSRSRTRSRSRSRSPRRHYNSRRSRSGTYSSRSRSRSHSRSPSPRRHQPSPLLPHLKSKTSHHSNNDSKPSGRHSNSGGGGSGHKRKRSRSRSRSRTPVKVERERDRERERERDRDRSSFDLSSKKHKHERAGGHRAERRDRDRSRSYDRDRERERSHKSKHHGSSGHSGHSRHRR